GGCGACCCGGCGGCGGACGGGGACACTGCGCCGGTCCCGGTCCCCGGCGCCGGCGTGCTCGTGGACGGCCGCAGCACCGACGTCACGGTCCGCACCGACCGCGACGGCCGGTTCCTGCGCTGGATCGACCGGGCCGAGATGCCGTTGACCCTCACCACCACGGCCGACGGCTACGCGACCGATACTCGCCGGGTCCGGCCGCCCGCCTCGGGACCGTCGGTGGTGGACATCGGCCTCGCCTGCGAGTCGTAGGGCGCCGATCCCGCCAGAACGCCAACCCATGGCGTTCTGGCGGCCGCGGCACTGACGCTCGCGCCACCGATGCTTGCCAACGGCCGGGGTCACTGCGCGGGCTCAGTGACAGGGGCACCGCGCGAACCCAGTGGTGGGATGAGTGGCGGGCCATCGCTGGGAGCACCCTCGGGCACCGCTGGGCCCGTGCTGGGGCACCCCTGCGATCAGTGGCGAGGCGCGTCGCATTCCAGCCGACGCGCCATCGCCGCGCCATCGCGGTCCCGTTGCCGTGTGCCCGGGCGACGGCTCTCCGGCAGCCTCTTTCCAAGCAAGAAACTCTACAGTTGCCAGACCGGAAACTCAGCGGCTAGAGTTTCCATCATGGAAACCAGCGAGCACGCGTCCCAGCCAACGCCTGAGGAGGCCCGCGCGGCGTTGGCCGATGCCGACGAGGTGAGGGCGTCGGTCGCGGCGTTGTCCGCTACGCCGTGGCCGGTGTGGTTCGTCGTGGCGATCACGGCGATGTTCGTCGTCCTGCCGATCGCGCTCGGGGGCATGCTGGCCGAGCCCGACTGGCTGATGCCGCGGTGGGCCTGGCTAGTCGCCATGCTCATCGCCGAGGTGGTGTTCGTGGCGCTCTTCGCCGTCGCGGCCAGGAGTTGGCAGGCCAGGACCGGGGTGGCGCTGCGGCTGGACGTCCTGCCGAAGTGGGCCACCATCCCGGCGGCCGCCGTCCTGCCGCTGGTCGTCGTCGGCGCCGCGTACGCGTTCCGCGACACCAGGCAGCCGCTCTGGCTGTTCGGCGGCGCCGCGGTGGGGGTCGCCCTGTCGGTCGGCTTCCACCTCTGGTTCGTGCGCCTGCACGGGAAGCCGTCGTGACCACCAACGCCACCGACCCGATGAGCGGCTTCAACACCACGATTCACGCGCCCAACCGGCTGCGCATCTGTGCCCTCCTCGACACCGCCGGCGAGGCCGAGTTCGGCGTCGTGCAGGAGCAGCTGGGGGTCTCGGCGTCGGTGCTCAGCAAGCACGTCACCGTCCTCATGGAGGCCGGTTACGTCGATCAGCGCAAGGCCGTCCGCGACACCCGGCAGCGGGTCTGGCTGACGCTGACCCGGCAGGGACGCGAGGCGTTCCGGGCGCACCAGGCGGCCTTGCGGGCGATCGTTGGGCCGTAGGGACGCGAGGGCCTCGGGGCCTCGTCGGTCCAGGGGGACGCGGGGGCGTTGCGCGCCACGCGTCCGGGCGGGTCAGGCGCCTCGCGCGCCATATACAGGCCGGTGAGACGCGAGAGCTCCTGGGAACGCAACGCCGCCCAGCGCCGCTCCGCGCAGCAGACGGCCCTGCGGGCGATCGTCGGCCCGAAGGGAGATAGGGACGCGAGGGCCTCGGGGCCTCGTCGGTCCAGGGGGACGCGGGGGCGTTGCGCGCCACGCGTCCGGGCGGGTCAGGCGCCTCGCGCGCCATATGCAGGCCGGTGAGACGCGAGAGCTCCCGGGAACGCAACGCCGCCCAGCGCCGCTCCGCGCAGCAGGCGGCCCTGCGGGCGATCGTCGGCCCATAGGGGCGACGACGGCCGGCCCGGGCGGCCCGCGCCGGCCGTCAACAGCACCCCGAGAGGCCGCAGCAGCAGGGACCGCAGCCCGGCGCGAACGCCCCTCCGACGCTCAGCCGAACAGCGCCGCGTGCAGGTGCTCGGCCCCGGCGGCGTCGAGGGAGCGGGCGGCGAGCCAGGCGGCACCGGCGGCGCCGTCCAGCGCGACCCCGACGGCGGCGGAGGGCCAGGTGGCGGCGAGGCCGGAGCGGACCAACCGGGCCAGGGGCGTGTCGGTGGTCAGCAGCGACCCGGCCAGCACGATCGGCGTCGCGTCGCCGGCTGTGCGGACCATCGAGGTCTGGTCGAGCAGGGTCGCGGCGGCCGCGGCGAGGAGACGGTCGGCCTCGGGGTCGACCCCGGCGTGCGCCGTCACCAGCGGCGCCAGCGCGGCCAGGGCGACCGGCGGCTGGGCGTGCACCGCCAGGACGAGATCGGACGTCACCTGCCGCGACGACGGGTCGAAGTCCGTCGCGCCGGTCAGGGTCCGCAGCACGGCCAGCCCCAGCGGCCCCGGCCGGGTGTGCTGGTCCAGCGCGGCCAGCGCCACCTGCACCGCCGACCGCCCGAGGAAGAACCCGGACCCGAGGTCGCCGAGCAGCCAGCCGTGCGCGTCGATGATCTGCGCCGGCCGCCGGTCCGTGAACCGCGCCGCCAGCGACCCCGTCCCGGACAGCACCAGCGTCCCGTCGGGCGACGGCGTTCCCGCGACGAAGGCCGCCACCGCGTCGGCGACCACCTCGTAACGGCAGGTCAGCCCGGCCTTCGCCCATCGCGAGGCCAGCGCGGACGCGATCTCGGGCCGGTTCAGATTATTGTCGCCCGCCGACGCGATGACCGCCGCGCGCACGGATGCCGGGGACACCGTCGCCAGGGCTGCCGCGACGGCCGCCGACACCGCGTCGAGCGCCTTGTCCCGCGCGTGCGACGTGAGGTTGGCGCCGTCGGCACGGCCGGTCCCCAGCCGGCGTCCGGCCCGGTCGATGACGACCGCCCGGGTGGACGTGCCGCCGATGTCCAGGCCGAGCGCGAGCGGCCCGCCGCTAGCCTCCGTCGTCGCCACAAGAATCCTTTCCGCCCGGTCTCGCCCAGGCTGCGGGTGGGTCACGCTTCCGAAAACTCTCGTCAAACACTTGACATCCGGCCGTTGGTAGAAAGAATTCTCACCACTACGGCTCTGAGGGTCGCAGACGAAACTGACTACCACGCCGGGAGGTCGTGTGGCGGAAGGGACACTACCCACCGCGGAAGTGCCCGAGGCCGGGTCGCCCGCCGATTCCGTGCTGATGCGGATCCGGGCCGCGCTGCCCGACCTGCCCGCCGCGTTGCAGCGGGTAGGGGAGCAGGTCCTGTCCGCGCCCGCCGTCGTCGCGAGGGCGACGATCCTGGAGACGGCCGAGCGGAGTGGGACGTCGGCGGCGACGGTGACGCGGTTCTGCCGCGCGCTGGGCCTGCCCGGCTACGCCGACCTGCGGCTGGCGATGGCCGAGGAGACCGGCCGCTCGTCCGCCGTCGCCGGCTGGGAGGTCGACATCGGGCGGGAGATCCTGCCGACGGACTCCCTCCAGGAGATGCTCGACCTCATCACCACCGCCGACCTGCGGGCGATCCAGGAGACCGCCGCCCAGCTGGACCTCACCGAGGTCGAGAAGGCCGCCGACGCCATCGCGGACGCCGGCCGCGTCGAGGTGTACGGCATCGGCGGCAGCGCGCTGGTCGCGGGCGAGATGCAGCTCTGCCTGCACCGCATCGGCATCCCGACGTGGTCGTGGAGCGACGTCCACGTCGGCCTGACCAGCGCCGCCCTGCTGGGCCCGAGCGACGTCGCCATCGCGGTGTCGCACTCGGGTGCCACCTACGAGACGGTCGAGATGCTGTCGGCGGCGGGCAGCCGCGGCGCCACCACCGTCGCGCTGACGAGCTACCGCAACTCCGCGCTCGCCGAGGTCGCCGACATCGTGCTGACGACCGCCATCCACGAGACGACGTTCCGGCCCGACGCCCTGGCGGCCCGGCATCCGCAGCTGATCGTGCTCGACCTGATCTACGTGGCGGTCGCGCAGCGGCGGTACGAGACGACGGGCGTCGCCCTGAACCTGACCGCACAGGCGGTCAGCGCGCACCGCGCGGTCAGCCCCGAGACGGCCCGAGCACTGAAGAAGGAGCAGCGGTGAACGACGTCAGCGCGGCCGCCTACCTGGCCCGGCTCAACGAGATCGTCGACAACGTCACGACGACGCAGCTCGACGAGGTGCACCGCGCGGCGGACATCGTCGCCACCGCGGTACGCGCCGGCGGAGTGGTGCAGGCGTTCGGCACCGGGCATTCGCAGGCGACGGCGATGGAGATCGCCGGGCGCGCCGGAGGGCTCATCCCCACCAACCGGATAGCACTGTCCGACCTGGTCATGTACGGCGGCGAGGCACCCGAGAAGATCCTCGACCCGCGCACCGAACGCGACCCGTCGCTGGCCCAGCGGCTCTACGACCTGGCCCCGATCGAGGCACAGGACGTGTTCGTCATTGCGTCGAACTCGGGCATCAACGGTAGCATCGTCGGGATGGCGCAGGTCGCCCGTGAGAACGGGCACCCCGTCATCGCCATTGCATCCCTGGAACACGGCGCGCACGTGGAGTCGCGGCAC
This Jiangella alba DNA region includes the following protein-coding sequences:
- a CDS encoding transcriptional regulator, with protein sequence MSGFNTTIHAPNRLRICALLDTAGEAEFGVVQEQLGVSASVLSKHVTVLMEAGYVDQRKAVRDTRQRVWLTLTRQGREAFRAHQAALRAIVGP
- a CDS encoding N-acetylglucosamine kinase — protein: MATTEASGGPLALGLDIGGTSTRAVVIDRAGRRLGTGRADGANLTSHARDKALDAVSAAVAAALATVSPASVRAAVIASAGDNNLNRPEIASALASRWAKAGLTCRYEVVADAVAAFVAGTPSPDGTLVLSGTGSLAARFTDRRPAQIIDAHGWLLGDLGSGFFLGRSAVQVALAALDQHTRPGPLGLAVLRTLTGATDFDPSSRQVTSDLVLAVHAQPPVALAALAPLVTAHAGVDPEADRLLAAAAATLLDQTSMVRTAGDATPIVLAGSLLTTDTPLARLVRSGLAATWPSAAVGVALDGAAGAAWLAARSLDAAGAEHLHAALFG
- a CDS encoding sugar isomerase domain-containing protein — its product is MNDVSAAAYLARLNEIVDNVTTTQLDEVHRAADIVATAVRAGGVVQAFGTGHSQATAMEIAGRAGGLIPTNRIALSDLVMYGGEAPEKILDPRTERDPSLAQRLYDLAPIEAQDVFVIASNSGINGSIVGMAQVARENGHPVIAIASLEHGAHVESRHPSGRKLTELADVVLDNGGPFGDAVLPLPGGGAVCAVSSITAALLAQLLTAEVVRRLLEAGDTPPVYLSANVPGGDVHNDGLLQRYAGRIRRGG
- a CDS encoding SIS domain-containing protein; the protein is MRIRAALPDLPAALQRVGEQVLSAPAVVARATILETAERSGTSAATVTRFCRALGLPGYADLRLAMAEETGRSSAVAGWEVDIGREILPTDSLQEMLDLITTADLRAIQETAAQLDLTEVEKAADAIADAGRVEVYGIGGSALVAGEMQLCLHRIGIPTWSWSDVHVGLTSAALLGPSDVAIAVSHSGATYETVEMLSAAGSRGATTVALTSYRNSALAEVADIVLTTAIHETTFRPDALAARHPQLIVLDLIYVAVAQRRYETTGVALNLTAQAVSAHRAVSPETARALKKEQR